The following are from one region of the Haloactinomyces albus genome:
- a CDS encoding DUF4191 domain-containing protein encodes MAKQDKAAKKEAAKQKRQASSARRKQFFEAFKMQRREDRLLLPLMLAVFVGVALVAFLLGLVWGLQWYFLPVGIALGVLGAVIIFGRRVQANVYRKAEGQPGAGGWALENLRGKWHLSQAVSGTSQLDAVHRVIGRPGIVLVGEGAPHRVRNLMSQEKKRISRLVGDTPIYEFIVGNEEGQVPIRKLQSRIMKLPRNINAGQADSLEKRLAALAGRGNSMPKGPTPQGAKMRSMQRATRRR; translated from the coding sequence ATGGCCAAGCAGGACAAGGCCGCCAAGAAAGAGGCGGCCAAGCAGAAGCGGCAGGCATCCAGCGCACGCCGCAAACAGTTCTTCGAGGCGTTCAAGATGCAGCGCCGGGAGGATCGGCTGCTGCTTCCGCTGATGCTGGCGGTGTTCGTCGGGGTCGCGTTGGTGGCGTTCCTGCTCGGCTTGGTCTGGGGCCTGCAGTGGTACTTCCTGCCGGTGGGCATCGCACTCGGCGTTCTCGGGGCGGTCATCATCTTCGGCAGGAGGGTGCAGGCCAATGTCTACCGCAAGGCCGAGGGGCAGCCCGGTGCGGGCGGCTGGGCATTGGAGAACCTCCGGGGCAAGTGGCACCTGTCGCAGGCGGTCTCCGGTACCAGTCAACTCGATGCCGTGCACCGGGTGATCGGACGCCCCGGCATCGTGCTCGTCGGCGAAGGGGCACCGCACCGGGTGCGAAACCTGATGTCCCAGGAGAAGAAGCGGATCTCGCGTCTGGTGGGCGACACCCCGATCTACGAGTTCATCGTGGGCAACGAGGAAGGCCAGGTGCCGATCCGCAAGCTGCAGTCGCGCATCATGAAACTGCCTCGCAACATCAACGCGGGGCAAGCCGACTCCCTGGAGAAGCGTCTCGCCGCGCTGGCCGGTCGGGGCAACTCGATGCCCAAGGGACCGACTCCCCAGGGCGCGAAAATGCGCAGCATGCAACGTGCGACCCGCCGCCGCTGA
- a CDS encoding RDD family protein yields the protein MGRVTGSWLSGPRAAYGHQDDTDRQRWRGERLGLPESGSGAAAPTGRRALGFFIDLGLAALVAGLFTAPELPGNWSLLAWILITIVPVGFFGFTPGMAVTGIWVSRLDGAMVVGVPRALLRCLLTLLLVPAVLWNLDGRSWHDRLTGTVVLRR from the coding sequence GTGGGTAGAGTGACGGGTTCCTGGCTGTCCGGCCCGAGGGCCGCGTACGGTCACCAGGATGACACCGACCGGCAGCGGTGGCGAGGCGAGCGGCTGGGCCTGCCGGAAAGCGGATCGGGTGCGGCGGCCCCCACCGGTAGGCGGGCACTGGGCTTCTTCATCGATCTGGGGCTGGCCGCGCTTGTGGCCGGTCTGTTCACCGCACCGGAGTTACCGGGCAACTGGAGCCTGCTGGCCTGGATCCTCATCACGATCGTGCCGGTGGGCTTCTTCGGATTCACTCCCGGCATGGCCGTGACCGGAATCTGGGTCTCCCGACTGGACGGGGCCATGGTGGTCGGTGTACCACGCGCCTTGCTGCGCTGTTTGCTGACGTTGTTGCTGGTTCCCGCCGTGCTGTGGAACTTGGACGGCCGATCCTGGCACGACCGGCTCACCGGGACCGTCGTGCTACGCCGCTAG
- a CDS encoding SMP-30/gluconolactonase/LRE family protein, which translates to MSEEFELLVDRQALHGQSPVWMRAFNAVRWVDVLRRELHTYHRNSGGDDVNVLSAAVTSLAVSRSGQVITAAGHGFARLSRSRAGLHPVAEVPCGDRMNEGACDPAGRFLAGTATYDRSERGNALYVLDSDRARPLVDGLTAPGGLDWSPDGGTMYLVDSAPRVIWMYAYDAKRGRLGAGRRWVVCSESEGNPRGIVVDREGCVWVALDGTGRIHRYRPNGDLETVLWAPTARITGLAFGGRRLDEMYVTSACVGYHERDLRADPYAGALLRFRPGSVGLPTTAWNGH; encoded by the coding sequence ATGTCCGAAGAGTTCGAACTGCTCGTTGACCGGCAAGCACTGCATGGTCAGAGTCCGGTGTGGATGCGTGCGTTCAATGCAGTGCGCTGGGTGGATGTGCTGCGACGCGAATTGCACACCTACCACCGGAATTCCGGTGGCGATGACGTGAACGTGTTGTCCGCAGCGGTGACGTCCCTCGCTGTGAGCCGGAGCGGACAGGTGATCACGGCGGCCGGGCACGGTTTTGCCCGGCTGTCCCGGTCCCGCGCCGGTTTGCACCCGGTTGCCGAAGTGCCCTGTGGTGACCGGATGAACGAGGGGGCCTGTGACCCGGCGGGACGTTTTCTCGCCGGCACCGCCACCTACGACCGGAGCGAGCGGGGAAACGCGTTGTACGTGCTGGACTCCGATCGGGCCCGGCCCTTGGTGGATGGGCTTACCGCACCCGGTGGACTGGACTGGAGCCCCGACGGCGGAACGATGTACCTCGTCGATTCCGCGCCGCGGGTGATCTGGATGTACGCCTACGATGCCAAGCGCGGTCGTCTCGGTGCGGGCCGTCGGTGGGTCGTCTGTTCCGAGTCGGAAGGGAACCCGCGTGGAATCGTGGTGGACCGTGAAGGGTGTGTCTGGGTGGCGTTGGACGGCACCGGCAGGATTCATCGCTACCGGCCGAACGGCGACCTCGAGACAGTGCTGTGGGCACCCACCGCCCGGATCACCGGGCTGGCGTTCGGTGGTCGTCGGCTGGACGAGATGTACGTGACCTCGGCATGTGTCGGTTATCACGAGCGTGACCTGCGTGCCGACCCCTATGCGGGTGCGTTGCTGCGGTTCCGCCCCGGATCTGTCGGCCTGCCCACAACCGCCTGGAACGGCCATTGA
- the glnA gene encoding type I glutamate--ammonia ligase: MFKNPDEVLRFISDEGVKFVDVRFCDLPGVMQHFTVPASAFDHDTFIEGLAFDGSSVRGFQSIHESDMLLLPDPYTARLDPFRIEKTLILNFFVHDPFTLEPYSRDPRNIARKAEQYLAESGIADTAFFASEAEFYIFDSVRFSESANTSFHEVDSIEGWWNTGRNEEGGNRGYKTRYKGGYFPVSPYDHFADLRDEMTTELSKAGFEVERAHHEVGTGGQAEINYKFNTMLHAADDLQLFKYIIKNTAWRNGKTVTFMPKPLFGDNGSGMHCHMSLWQDGSPLFHDESGYAGLSETARYYIGGILHHAPSLLALTNPTVNSYRRLVPGYEAPVNLVYSQRNRSACMRIPITGTNPKAKRVEFRCPDPSGNPYLGFAAMLMAGVDGIKNKIEPAEPIDKDLYELPPEEAKNVPQVPDELSKAVDKLEADHDYLLEGGVFTEDLIENFIALKREDEIDPIRLRPHPHEFALYFDV, translated from the coding sequence GTGTTCAAGAATCCAGACGAGGTCCTGCGCTTCATTTCCGACGAGGGCGTGAAGTTCGTTGATGTCCGGTTCTGTGACCTGCCGGGGGTCATGCAGCACTTCACCGTACCCGCATCGGCGTTCGACCACGACACCTTCATCGAAGGGCTGGCTTTCGATGGTTCGTCGGTTCGCGGTTTCCAGTCGATCCACGAGTCGGACATGCTGCTGCTGCCCGATCCCTACACCGCGCGGCTCGACCCGTTCCGCATCGAGAAGACACTGATCCTCAACTTCTTCGTGCACGACCCGTTCACGTTGGAGCCCTACAGCCGGGATCCGCGCAACATCGCGCGCAAGGCCGAGCAGTACCTGGCGGAGTCCGGCATCGCCGACACCGCGTTCTTCGCCTCCGAGGCCGAGTTCTACATCTTCGACTCGGTGCGCTTCTCCGAGTCCGCGAACACCTCGTTCCACGAGGTCGATTCGATCGAGGGCTGGTGGAACACCGGGCGCAACGAGGAAGGCGGCAACCGCGGTTACAAGACCCGCTACAAGGGCGGCTACTTCCCGGTCTCGCCGTACGACCACTTCGCCGACCTGCGCGACGAGATGACCACGGAGCTGAGCAAGGCGGGCTTCGAGGTCGAACGCGCCCACCACGAGGTCGGCACCGGCGGCCAGGCCGAAATCAACTACAAGTTCAACACGATGCTGCACGCCGCCGACGACCTGCAGCTGTTCAAGTACATCATCAAAAACACCGCATGGCGGAACGGCAAGACCGTCACCTTCATGCCCAAGCCGCTGTTCGGTGACAACGGCTCCGGCATGCACTGCCACATGTCGCTGTGGCAGGACGGCAGCCCGCTGTTCCACGACGAGTCCGGCTACGCGGGCCTGTCGGAAACCGCGCGTTACTACATCGGCGGCATCCTGCACCACGCACCGAGCCTGCTGGCGCTGACCAACCCCACGGTGAACTCCTACCGGCGGCTGGTCCCCGGTTACGAGGCACCGGTGAACCTGGTCTATTCGCAGCGCAACCGGTCCGCCTGCATGCGTATCCCGATCACCGGTACGAACCCGAAGGCCAAGCGCGTCGAGTTCCGCTGCCCGGACCCGTCCGGTAACCCGTATCTGGGCTTCGCGGCGATGCTCATGGCAGGCGTGGACGGCATCAAGAACAAGATCGAGCCTGCCGAGCCGATCGACAAGGACCTCTACGAGCTGCCGCCCGAGGAGGCCAAGAACGTTCCGCAGGTGCCCGATGAGCTGTCCAAGGCCGTCGACAAGCTCGAAGCCGACCACGACTACCTGCTCGAGGGCGGCGTGTTCACCGAGGACCTGATCGAGAACTTCATCGCGCTCAAGCGGGAGGACGAGATCGACCCGATCCGGCTGCGCCCGCACCCGCACGAGTTCGCCCTCTACTTCGACGTGTGA
- a CDS encoding bifunctional [glutamine synthetase] adenylyltransferase/[glutamine synthetase]-adenylyl-L-tyrosine phosphorylase, whose translation MTQSGSQRPGSMPSPARYGFSDVQRAETQLRAAGWWSDSGPVAEAERVVSALSRAPDPDLALHSVERLREAVGMTWPELSAELVTDKGLRGRLFATLGVSGAFADHLVAHPGDWRRLRTGCRQNMRDVDEYTSVLLESVGARGSGVPGTPGGPVASLQGKAATSALRAAYRGLLLEVAAADLAAVVEPGVASTTYEQVASSLSDLAVAALRAALSVAAAELSEDDSVARLAVIAMGKCGGRELNYVSDVDVVFVAESEEDVAPATRLASMMMRVAGTAFFEVDAALRPEGKAGALVRTLDGHLSYYRRWARTWEFQALLKARPVAGDGDLGMRYLEAVQPLVWTAAERQDFVSDVRSMRRRVEEHVPPEHAEREIKLGRGGLRDVEFAVQLLQMVHGRSDDSVRTSATVEALRKLGDNGYVARTDAADLADSYRFLRILEHRLQLRRLRRTHLLPGSDDANARHVLAKSVGLRSSGRKDAGAVLLTEFRRHSNRVRRLHEKLFYRPLLEAVAKVPSAALRLTTDAAVDRLSALGYTSPEGALRHIGAITAGVSRRASIQGTLLPMLLDLLAETPDPDGGLLAYRKVSEALAETPWYLRLLRDEGAVAERLAVLLGTSKLVPELLVRAPEVLRLLSDVSALAGRNPREVADSLRSAVSRHGDPERAVAAARSLRRHEMLRVACADLLGLMKPEAVFRALSSVWAAVLEAALDASVREVARRPEWAGGGLPPARIAVIGMGRLGGAELGYGSDADVMFVCEPAEHVEESMALRFATTVVEQIRRLLGKPSLDPPLEVDIELRPEGRSGALVRTLDSYLNYYQRWAKVWEAQALLRARPVAGDEDLGERFCRSIATIRYPRGGLDGANIREIRRIKARVDAERLPRGADPTTHTKLGRGGLADVEWTLQLLQLRHADEFPELRTTSTVEGLRAAMGVGVLAESDADELIAAWMLAMRARNAVMLVRGKSGDQLPKQTRELIAVAAALGYPTGVDTGEVLDDYLRVTRRARAVVERIFYEESPGVS comes from the coding sequence ATGACCCAGAGCGGCTCCCAGCGTCCGGGATCGATGCCCTCTCCGGCCAGGTACGGCTTCAGCGACGTGCAACGTGCGGAGACGCAGTTGCGGGCTGCAGGCTGGTGGTCCGATTCCGGGCCTGTGGCGGAGGCGGAACGGGTCGTCTCGGCACTGTCGCGAGCGCCTGATCCCGATCTCGCACTGCACTCGGTCGAGCGGTTACGCGAGGCAGTGGGGATGACGTGGCCCGAGTTGTCCGCGGAACTGGTCACCGACAAGGGGCTACGCGGGCGTCTGTTCGCAACGTTGGGTGTCTCCGGTGCCTTCGCCGACCACCTGGTGGCACATCCCGGTGATTGGCGCCGACTGCGTACCGGTTGTCGGCAGAACATGCGCGATGTCGACGAGTACACCTCGGTGCTGCTGGAATCGGTCGGTGCACGCGGCAGTGGAGTCCCCGGAACACCCGGTGGGCCGGTCGCGTCGTTGCAGGGGAAAGCCGCCACGAGTGCGCTGCGCGCTGCTTACCGCGGGCTGTTGCTGGAGGTGGCTGCGGCCGATCTCGCCGCTGTCGTCGAACCCGGTGTCGCCTCGACCACCTACGAGCAGGTGGCGAGCTCGCTCTCCGATCTCGCTGTCGCGGCACTGCGAGCCGCCCTGTCCGTTGCGGCGGCCGAACTTTCCGAAGACGATTCGGTCGCTCGGCTGGCGGTGATCGCGATGGGCAAGTGCGGGGGGAGGGAACTCAACTACGTCAGCGACGTGGATGTCGTCTTCGTGGCCGAATCCGAGGAGGACGTCGCCCCGGCGACCCGGCTGGCCAGCATGATGATGCGTGTGGCCGGGACCGCGTTTTTCGAGGTCGACGCGGCATTGCGCCCGGAGGGTAAGGCGGGTGCTCTGGTACGTACCTTGGACGGGCATCTCAGCTATTACCGTCGATGGGCCCGTACGTGGGAATTTCAGGCGCTGCTCAAAGCTCGCCCGGTGGCGGGTGACGGTGATCTCGGCATGCGTTATCTGGAAGCCGTGCAACCGCTGGTGTGGACTGCGGCGGAGCGGCAGGACTTCGTGTCCGATGTGCGCTCGATGCGGCGCCGGGTCGAGGAGCACGTTCCGCCGGAGCACGCCGAACGTGAAATCAAACTCGGCAGGGGCGGGCTTCGTGACGTGGAGTTCGCCGTGCAGCTGCTGCAGATGGTGCACGGGCGCAGTGACGACTCGGTGCGCACGTCGGCCACTGTGGAGGCGCTGCGAAAGCTGGGCGACAACGGCTACGTCGCGCGCACGGATGCCGCGGACCTGGCGGACTCGTACCGCTTTCTGCGCATCCTGGAGCATCGCCTGCAGTTGCGCCGCTTGCGGCGTACGCACTTGCTTCCGGGGTCGGATGACGCCAACGCCCGGCACGTTCTCGCCAAGTCGGTGGGATTGCGCTCCAGTGGCCGCAAGGACGCAGGCGCTGTTCTGCTCACCGAGTTCCGCAGGCACAGTAACCGGGTTCGGCGATTGCACGAGAAACTGTTCTACCGCCCGCTGCTGGAGGCGGTGGCGAAGGTTCCTTCGGCGGCGCTGCGGTTGACCACCGATGCCGCGGTCGACCGGTTGAGCGCTCTCGGTTACACCTCGCCCGAGGGCGCGTTGCGGCACATCGGAGCCATCACGGCCGGAGTCTCGCGTCGCGCGAGTATCCAGGGCACTTTGCTGCCGATGCTGCTGGATCTGCTCGCCGAGACTCCGGATCCGGACGGCGGGCTGCTCGCCTACCGGAAGGTGTCCGAGGCTCTGGCCGAAACGCCCTGGTATCTGCGCTTGCTGCGTGATGAGGGTGCGGTGGCCGAGCGGTTGGCGGTATTGCTCGGCACTTCCAAGCTGGTTCCCGAACTCCTCGTACGCGCCCCCGAGGTATTGCGGTTGCTGTCCGATGTGTCTGCCCTGGCGGGCCGGAATCCGCGGGAGGTGGCGGATTCCTTGCGTAGCGCGGTTTCGCGGCACGGCGACCCGGAACGTGCGGTCGCTGCGGCACGCTCGCTGCGGCGGCACGAGATGCTTCGTGTCGCCTGTGCCGACCTGCTCGGTCTGATGAAGCCCGAAGCGGTGTTCCGGGCACTGTCGAGTGTGTGGGCGGCGGTTCTCGAGGCCGCACTCGACGCGTCCGTGCGTGAGGTGGCCCGACGTCCCGAATGGGCCGGTGGTGGACTGCCGCCCGCTCGGATCGCCGTGATCGGTATGGGGCGGTTGGGTGGCGCCGAACTCGGCTATGGATCCGATGCGGACGTGATGTTCGTGTGCGAACCGGCCGAGCATGTCGAGGAATCCATGGCGTTGCGGTTCGCCACCACCGTCGTGGAGCAGATACGCAGACTACTGGGCAAGCCGAGCCTGGACCCGCCCTTGGAGGTCGATATCGAGCTACGTCCGGAAGGACGAAGCGGTGCCCTGGTACGTACGCTGGACTCCTACCTCAACTACTATCAACGGTGGGCCAAGGTGTGGGAAGCGCAGGCGTTGCTACGTGCTCGTCCGGTGGCGGGGGACGAGGACTTGGGGGAGCGGTTCTGCCGGTCGATCGCCACGATCCGCTACCCGCGGGGTGGTCTGGACGGTGCGAATATCCGCGAGATCCGCCGCATCAAGGCTCGTGTCGATGCGGAACGTTTACCGCGAGGAGCGGACCCGACCACGCACACCAAGCTGGGGCGCGGTGGGCTCGCCGATGTGGAATGGACACTGCAACTGTTGCAGCTGCGCCATGCCGACGAGTTTCCGGAATTGCGTACCACCTCGACCGTGGAAGGTCTCCGTGCGGCGATGGGGGTCGGCGTGTTGGCCGAGAGCGACGCCGACGAGCTGATTGCCGCGTGGATGCTGGCGATGCGTGCCCGCAATGCGGTGATGCTGGTGCGGGGAAAGTCCGGTGATCAGTTGCCCAAACAAACCAGGGAACTGATCGCCGTGGCAGCGGCTCTCGGTTACCCGACCGGAGTGGACACGGGGGAAGTGCTCGATGATTATCTCCGTGTCACCCGGCGTGCGAGGGCAGTGGTCGAGCGAATATTTTACGAGGAATCTCCCGGAGTCTCTTAG
- a CDS encoding NADP-dependent oxidoreductase — MQAVALTEFGEPEVLSLQELDDPLVGPDTVLVEVRAAGVNPVDYMIRRGYLQGAYPHHMPLIPGWDVAGVVRAAGPAVTGYRPGDEVVGYVRKDHVQNGTYADMVAAPVRTLAHKSRSLDFERAAGIPLAGLTAVQTLHAAGAGRGDIVLVHAASGGVGHLAVQIATAMGASRVIGTASEGNHEFLRELGAEPLTYGERLPERLAELVGGEGKVDVALDFVGGQALADSPSIVRSPERHVSVMDPDTVLSQGGRYVFVHPDSQQLTWLGELADNGQLRVEVQQTFPLEQAAAAHRVLEDGHVRGKLVLTPA; from the coding sequence ATGCAGGCTGTTGCGTTGACCGAGTTCGGTGAGCCCGAGGTACTGTCCCTCCAGGAGCTGGATGATCCGCTGGTGGGGCCGGATACGGTCCTCGTCGAGGTCCGTGCGGCCGGAGTGAACCCGGTGGATTACATGATTCGCCGTGGTTATTTGCAGGGTGCGTACCCACATCACATGCCGCTGATTCCCGGTTGGGACGTTGCCGGCGTGGTGCGCGCGGCGGGCCCGGCGGTGACCGGGTACCGACCCGGTGACGAGGTGGTCGGCTATGTGCGTAAGGATCACGTCCAGAACGGGACTTACGCCGATATGGTCGCAGCGCCCGTGCGAACGCTCGCGCACAAGTCTCGTTCGCTGGATTTCGAACGGGCGGCGGGGATTCCCCTGGCCGGTCTGACTGCGGTGCAGACGTTGCACGCTGCCGGAGCCGGGCGTGGTGACATCGTCCTGGTGCATGCCGCTTCCGGTGGGGTGGGACACCTCGCTGTGCAGATCGCCACCGCGATGGGCGCGTCTCGTGTGATCGGCACGGCCTCCGAAGGCAATCACGAGTTCCTGCGGGAGCTCGGTGCGGAGCCGCTGACCTACGGTGAGCGCCTTCCCGAACGGCTCGCCGAGCTCGTCGGTGGCGAGGGCAAAGTGGACGTGGCATTGGACTTCGTCGGTGGGCAGGCGCTGGCGGACTCCCCTTCGATCGTGCGCAGTCCCGAGCGGCATGTCTCGGTCATGGACCCCGACACTGTGCTGTCCCAGGGCGGTCGGTACGTTTTCGTGCATCCGGACTCGCAACAGTTGACGTGGCTGGGCGAGCTTGCCGACAACGGGCAACTTCGCGTCGAGGTCCAGCAGACCTTCCCGTTGGAACAGGCCGCTGCAGCACACCGAGTGCTCGAGGACGGTCACGTACGCGGCAAGCTGGTGCTCACTCCGGCGTGA
- a CDS encoding molybdopterin-dependent oxidoreductase — protein MARYRPPGFGRSRLWRSPLRGPWLTSVFGAVLLVTLPAVTLTGLVSYIAYAPQFGQAIPVEVGWLRLPLFTWPTHPSWLYGLNQSVHVLLGLVLIPVVLAKLWSVIPKLFIWPQARSVAQVVERLSLLLLVGGVLFEIGTGVLNIQYDYVFGFSFYTAHYFGAWVFIAGFVVHVAIKLPRLITALRSRSLRGELRTSRAQTRPEPLDVDGLVAVRPDAPTVSRRGALGLVGSGSLLVAVLTVGQSIGGWARQFALLLPRGRSYGDGPNGFQINRTAEAALIGPRDVGAGWRLVLTGGPEPVKLDRAALLAMPQHTARLPIACVEGWMTTETWTGVRLRDLAALAGVAHPGSAYVRSLEAVGAFDRATLQPNQVRDPDSLLALRVNGADLSLDHGYPARVIVPALPGVHNTKWVRSIEFRSP, from the coding sequence ATGGCGCGGTACCGACCTCCCGGCTTCGGCCGGTCACGCCTGTGGCGGAGCCCCTTGCGCGGGCCCTGGTTGACCTCGGTGTTCGGAGCGGTCCTGCTGGTCACCCTGCCCGCGGTCACTCTCACCGGCCTGGTGTCCTACATCGCCTACGCGCCGCAGTTCGGACAGGCGATACCGGTCGAGGTCGGCTGGCTGCGCCTGCCGTTGTTCACCTGGCCGACGCACCCGTCCTGGCTTTACGGGCTGAATCAAAGCGTGCATGTGCTGCTCGGGCTCGTGCTGATCCCGGTGGTCCTGGCCAAGTTGTGGTCGGTCATTCCGAAACTGTTCATCTGGCCGCAGGCCCGGTCCGTGGCACAGGTCGTCGAACGACTCTCGCTGCTGCTGCTTGTCGGCGGGGTACTGTTCGAGATCGGCACCGGTGTCCTCAACATCCAGTACGACTACGTCTTCGGTTTCAGCTTCTACACCGCGCATTATTTCGGTGCCTGGGTGTTCATCGCCGGCTTCGTGGTGCACGTGGCCATCAAGCTGCCTCGCCTGATCACCGCGCTGCGTTCGCGCTCGCTGCGCGGGGAGCTGCGAACGTCCCGTGCGCAGACCCGTCCCGAGCCACTCGACGTGGACGGGTTGGTCGCGGTCAGGCCCGATGCCCCCACGGTCAGCCGTCGCGGAGCATTGGGACTGGTGGGCAGCGGTTCCCTGCTGGTCGCCGTGTTGACGGTCGGTCAGAGTATCGGCGGGTGGGCGCGGCAGTTCGCTCTGTTGCTGCCCCGTGGCCGCTCCTACGGCGACGGACCCAACGGCTTCCAAATCAACCGCACCGCCGAGGCGGCGTTGATCGGTCCTCGGGATGTCGGGGCGGGATGGCGCCTCGTGCTGACCGGAGGCCCCGAACCGGTCAAGCTCGATCGTGCGGCGTTGCTGGCCATGCCGCAGCACACCGCGAGACTGCCCATCGCCTGTGTCGAGGGTTGGATGACGACCGAGACCTGGACGGGGGTGCGACTGCGCGATCTCGCCGCGCTCGCCGGAGTCGCCCATCCCGGCTCGGCGTACGTGCGATCACTGGAAGCCGTCGGTGCCTTCGACCGGGCGACCCTGCAGCCCAACCAGGTCCGCGATCCCGACTCGTTGCTGGCCCTCCGGGTCAACGGTGCCGACCTGTCGCTGGACC